From Scomber japonicus isolate fScoJap1 chromosome 22, fScoJap1.pri, whole genome shotgun sequence, one genomic window encodes:
- the naa40 gene encoding N-alpha-acetyltransferase 40 produces MGRKSNRAKEKKARRLEERAAMDAVCAKVDAANKLDDPLAAFPAFKKYDRNGLNLQIECKRVTSLNPLSVEWAFELTRANMQTLYEQSEWGWKEREKREEMNDERAWYLLARDSDSAPVAFSHFRFDVECGEEVLYCYEVQLESRVRRKGLGKFLIQILQLIANSTQMKKVMLTVFKHNHGAYQFFREALQFEIDETSPSMSGCCGDDCSYEILSRRTKHGEASVGHTHGGGHCGGCCH; encoded by the exons ATGGGG AGGAAGTCCAACCGAGCGAAGGAGAAGAAAGCCCGGCGTCTGGAGGAGAGGGCGGCTATGGACGCCGTCTGCGCCAAGGTGGACGCTGCCAATAAG CTTGATGACCCACTGGCTGCCTTCCCAGCCTTCAAAAAGTACGACAGAAATGG GCTGAACCTGCAGATAGAGTGCAAGAGAGTGACCTCCCTCAACCCCCTGTCTGTGGAGTGGGCCTTCGAACTCACCAGAGCCAACATGCAGACACT GTACGAGCAGAGCGAGTGGGGGTGGAaggagagggaaaagagagaggagatgaacgACGAGAGGGCGTGGTACCTGCTGGCCCGCGACTCCGACTCTGCCCCCGTGGCCTTCTCTCACTTCCGATTTGACGTGGAGTGCGGGGAGGAGGTACTATATTG CTACGAGGTGCAATTAGAGAGCAGAGTGAGGAGGAAAGGACTCGGCAAGTTCCTCATCCAGATACTACAGCTCATCGCTAACAG TACACAGATGAAGAAAGTGATGCTGacagtttttaaacacaacCACGGGGCTTATCAGTTCTTCAGAGAAGCTTTACA ATTCGAGATCGACGAGACCTCGCCGAGCATGTCCGGTTGCTGTGGCGACGACTGCTCTTACGAGATCCTGAGCCGGCGGACCAAGCATGGCGAGGCCTCGGTGGGACACACCCACGGGGGCGGGCACTGCGGGGGCTGCTGCCACTGA
- the b3gat3 gene encoding galactosylgalactosylxylosylprotein 3-beta-glucuronosyltransferase 3: MATRMKLKLKTVFVLYFMVSLLGLVYALMQLGQRCDCTEHDLPKDRTISRLRGELHRLQEEMRKSEATKQPQKQLVKPTQPTIFVITPTYARLVQKAELTRLSQTFLHVPQLHWIVVEDSPHKTPLVSDLLVKSGLTYTHLHMPTAKDRKLQEGDPSWLKPRGVEQRNEGLRWLREDRRAQQGAYNQQGVVYFADDDNTYSLQIFEEMRSTQRVSVWPVGLVGGMKYERPVVEGGKVIRFHTGWRPSRPFPMDMAGFAVSLKLVLANPEACFDGEAPMGFLESSFLQGLVTMDELEPKADNCSKVLVWHTRTEKPKMKREDALQAQGLGSDPAVEV; encoded by the exons atggcaaccaggatgaagctgaagctgaagaCTGTGTTTGTGCTCTACTTCATGGTCTCCCTGTTGGGCCTCGTCTATGCACTGATGCAGCTTG GTCAGCGCTGCGACTGCACAGAGCATGACCTGCCTAAAGATCGTACCATATCTCGGCTGCGGGGGGAGCTGCACCGTCTtcaggaggagatgaggaaatCGGAGGCAACTAAACAGCCCCAAAAACAGCTAGTCAAGCCCACCCAGCCCACCATCTTTGTCATCACCCCGACATACGCGAG GCTGGTGCAGAAGGCCGAGCTGACTCGTCTATCTCAGACCTTCCTCCATGTTCCTCAGCTTCACTGGATCGTGGTGGAGGACTCTCCACACAAGACGCCTCTGGTGTCAGACCTCCTGGTCAAGAGCGGCCtgacctacacacacctacacatgcCCACCGCCAAGGACCGCAAACTGCAGGAG GGTGACCCCAGCTGGCTGAAGCCTCGTGGAGTAGAGCAGAGGAACGAAGGTCTCCGGTGGCTCAGAGAAGACAGAAGGGCTCAGCAGGGAGCATACAACCAGCAGGGAGTGGTTTACTTCGCTGACGATGATAACACGTACAGCCTGCAGATATTTGAAGAG ATGAGGAGTACCCAGAGAGTGTCGGTGTGGCCAGTGGGGCTGGTTGGAGGGATGAAGTATGAGAGGCCTGtggtggaaggaggaaag GTGATACGTTTTCATACTGGCTGGCGTCCCAGTCGTCCCTTTCCAATGGACATGGCTGGATTTGCTGTGTCCCTCAAACTGGTCCTGGCCAATCCAGAGGCTTGTTTTGATGGAGAAGCACCAATGGGTTTTCTGGAAAGCAGCTTCCTTCAGGGATTGGTTACCATGGACGAACTGGAGCCCAAAGCGGACAACTGCTCTAAa GTGCTGGTTTGGCACACACGGACAGAGAAACCCaagatgaagagagaggacGCTCTGCAGGCTCAGGGACTGGGTTCAGACCCGGCTGTGGAGGTctga